In Bacteroides coprosuis DSM 18011, the following are encoded in one genomic region:
- a CDS encoding hypothetical protein (KEGG: bfs:BF0991 hypothetical protein~SPTR: Putative uncharacterized protein;~IMG reference gene:2504108139): protein MKITKLLAVVLLLLGVTNVSAQVDEKCLSNSSISHEAVKVGNYKDAYEPWKEVIKDCPLLRYYTFTDGFKILTSFLDKAEKSSADYTKYFDELMQLHDSRMEYIPQFNEKGVTNIPSVDAALGLKVIDYLTYSTNPDYNLAYDWTKKSVLAEKADSQPAVLFYLVNLSLAKLQTDATFKESFVNDYLFASQLAEEAIETSTKDVYKKAYEDTKNSLTALFINSGAADCQSLQDIYAPKVEENKDNIEYLKQVISVMESLKCRDQEAYAQASFYSYQIEPTAEAAMGCAMRSYKKGDINETIKFIDEAMGLEVEPAKKAEKAYYAATFLFAGKRYSQARSYALKALGFDPNNGSAYILIAKLYASSPNWSDEAVLNKCTYFLVIDKLQRAKAVDSSVANEANELIRVYSQYTPTAQDLFMLGYKAGDSITIGGWIGESTTIR from the coding sequence ATGAAGATTACAAAACTATTAGCTGTTGTATTACTACTGTTAGGAGTTACCAATGTCTCCGCACAGGTAGATGAGAAATGTCTATCGAATAGTAGTATTTCACACGAAGCCGTTAAGGTTGGAAACTACAAAGATGCTTATGAACCATGGAAAGAGGTAATAAAAGATTGTCCTCTACTACGTTATTATACTTTTACCGATGGTTTCAAAATCTTAACTAGTTTCTTGGATAAGGCAGAAAAGAGCTCTGCAGATTATACTAAATATTTTGATGAGTTGATGCAACTTCATGATTCTCGTATGGAGTATATTCCTCAATTTAATGAAAAAGGAGTAACTAATATCCCTTCTGTTGATGCAGCACTCGGACTTAAAGTGATAGATTATCTAACATACAGTACTAATCCTGATTATAACTTGGCTTATGATTGGACTAAAAAATCAGTATTAGCAGAGAAAGCTGATTCTCAGCCAGCTGTTTTGTTTTATCTAGTAAACCTTTCTTTAGCTAAACTTCAAACTGATGCAACTTTTAAAGAATCATTTGTAAATGACTATTTATTTGCAAGTCAGCTTGCTGAGGAAGCAATAGAAACGAGTACAAAAGATGTCTATAAAAAAGCTTACGAAGATACCAAAAATAGTTTGACTGCTCTTTTCATTAATAGTGGAGCTGCAGACTGTCAATCTTTACAAGATATTTATGCTCCTAAGGTAGAAGAAAACAAAGATAACATTGAGTACTTGAAACAAGTAATATCTGTTATGGAAAGCCTTAAATGTAGAGATCAAGAAGCTTACGCTCAGGCATCTTTTTATTCATACCAGATTGAACCAACTGCTGAGGCAGCGATGGGTTGCGCTATGAGATCTTATAAAAAAGGAGATATCAATGAAACAATTAAATTTATTGATGAAGCTATGGGTCTAGAAGTAGAGCCAGCTAAAAAAGCAGAAAAAGCTTATTATGCAGCTACATTCCTTTTTGCAGGTAAAAGATATAGTCAAGCTAGAAGTTATGCACTTAAAGCATTAGGTTTTGACCCTAATAATGGATCAGCTTATATACTTATCGCAAAACTTTATGCTTCAAGTCCAAACTGGAGTGATGAAGCAGTTTTAAATAAGTGTACTTATTTCTTGGTAATCGATAAGTTGCAAAGAGCTAAGGCTGTCGATTCAAGTGTGGCAAATGAAGCTAATGAGTTAATTAGAGTTTATTCTCAATACACACCAACTGCTCAAGATCTATTTATGTTAGGTTATAAAGCAGGTGATTCAATAACTATAGGTGGATGGATTGGAGAATCAACAACTATTAGATAA
- a CDS encoding peptidyl-prolyl cis-trans isomerase (KEGG: bfr:BF1077 peptidyl-prolyl cis-trans isomerase~SPTR: Peptidyl-prolyl cis-trans isomerase;~IMG reference gene:2504108136), which translates to MATLQNIRSKGPLLVGAIALALFAFIAGDALKVFQPRQPHDVGEVDGKALSISEYQLLVDEYTNIQKGFSGRNSLSEMETNQIKDMVWNTYVSNQVIANEADKLGLVVTKAELNNILDQGVNPTFRIVPMFFNEQTGRFDKDKLFMFLAEYAKLSKTAGIDPNYMGSMQQLHALWAFVEKSLIQEKLAEKYMALVGSAFGTNKVEVESGIEGRLNQANLTAALIPFTSVDDSKVQVTDADLQKEYDAKKEMFKQDTESRQVKYIDVKINPSVADVEALEQEVSEYAELLRNEKDNYASIINNTSGSNIPYNDVYLSLELYPEDVIAHVKETSVGDTFGPYTNAQDATINAVKVVDKKNLPDSVQFRMLQIQGLEADALVKKSDSIVNALNNGASFKSIAEEEQQPSEAFWISENTIANQEQFVLYNTLSTMQPNEIKSLPVQSGNIILQLVDRKVFKDKYKLAVVKRTMEISSETANKAYNDFSQFVAENSTVQSMIDNAEEAGYSVSTQELTTSMHTVGNISSTKEAVRWIFDSKTGQVSNIYECGEGDHLLVVGLTDIIPAGYRPLSYVKDGLKNLVLNNKKAEYLENQIASVNAKSISDVASIENAVVDTIKHVTFNSPAFISKTNSSEPVVSGYAAVAKEGVLSGPIKGNASVMVLNLLNRDKSEEEVDATVERTRIESEMMYFANGRTILQDLIEKAVIIDNRYLYF; encoded by the coding sequence ATGGCAACACTACAAAACATTAGATCCAAAGGGCCTCTTTTGGTCGGAGCGATCGCTTTAGCACTTTTTGCATTCATCGCAGGTGATGCATTAAAGGTATTTCAACCTAGACAGCCACATGATGTGGGTGAAGTAGATGGTAAAGCTCTTTCTATCTCTGAATATCAGTTATTAGTTGATGAATATACTAATATTCAAAAAGGCTTTTCTGGTAGAAACTCATTAAGTGAAATGGAAACAAACCAAATTAAAGATATGGTTTGGAATACTTATGTAAGTAATCAAGTTATCGCTAATGAAGCAGACAAACTTGGTTTGGTTGTGACTAAAGCAGAACTTAATAATATCCTTGATCAAGGAGTTAACCCTACATTCAGAATTGTACCTATGTTTTTTAATGAACAAACAGGACGTTTTGATAAGGATAAACTATTTATGTTCTTAGCAGAATATGCAAAACTAAGTAAGACGGCTGGTATTGATCCCAACTATATGGGAAGCATGCAACAGTTGCACGCTTTATGGGCTTTTGTTGAAAAATCATTGATTCAAGAAAAACTTGCAGAAAAATACATGGCTTTGGTTGGATCCGCATTCGGTACAAATAAAGTAGAGGTCGAATCAGGAATTGAGGGTAGATTAAATCAGGCTAATCTAACAGCTGCACTTATTCCTTTCACAAGTGTTGATGATTCTAAGGTACAGGTTACCGATGCAGATCTTCAAAAAGAGTATGATGCTAAAAAAGAAATGTTTAAGCAAGATACGGAGTCACGTCAAGTAAAATATATTGATGTTAAGATTAATCCTAGTGTTGCAGACGTTGAAGCTCTAGAACAAGAAGTATCTGAATATGCTGAGCTATTACGCAATGAAAAAGATAACTATGCTTCAATTATAAATAATACTTCGGGTTCAAACATTCCATATAATGATGTTTATTTGAGTTTGGAATTGTATCCTGAAGATGTTATTGCTCATGTCAAAGAAACATCGGTTGGTGATACTTTTGGACCTTATACGAATGCTCAAGATGCCACAATTAACGCGGTAAAAGTAGTGGATAAAAAGAATTTACCAGACTCTGTTCAGTTTAGAATGTTGCAAATTCAGGGTCTTGAAGCAGATGCGTTAGTTAAAAAGTCTGATAGTATTGTTAATGCTTTAAATAATGGTGCAAGTTTTAAATCTATAGCAGAGGAAGAACAACAGCCATCTGAAGCATTCTGGATTTCAGAAAACACAATCGCAAATCAAGAACAATTTGTGCTTTACAATACATTATCTACAATGCAACCAAACGAAATTAAATCATTACCTGTTCAGTCAGGTAATATTATTCTGCAGTTGGTTGATCGTAAAGTCTTTAAGGATAAATACAAATTAGCTGTAGTGAAAAGAACTATGGAAATTAGTAGTGAGACAGCTAATAAAGCTTATAATGATTTCAGTCAATTCGTAGCAGAGAACTCTACAGTTCAATCTATGATCGACAATGCTGAAGAAGCTGGTTATAGTGTTTCTACACAAGAGCTAACTACCTCTATGCATACAGTAGGTAATATTTCCTCTACTAAAGAGGCTGTCAGATGGATCTTTGACTCTAAGACTGGTCAGGTTTCAAATATCTATGAATGTGGTGAAGGTGATCATCTTCTTGTAGTAGGCCTAACAGATATTATTCCAGCAGGCTATCGTCCGTTAAGCTATGTAAAGGATGGTCTTAAGAATTTAGTGTTGAATAATAAGAAAGCTGAATATCTTGAAAATCAAATAGCTTCTGTTAATGCTAAATCTATTTCAGATGTAGCTTCTATTGAAAATGCTGTAGTAGATACTATTAAGCATGTCACATTTAACTCTCCAGCATTTATCTCTAAAACGAATTCAAGTGAACCTGTTGTGAGTGGTTATGCTGCTGTAGCTAAGGAAGGTGTATTGAGTGGCCCAATTAAAGGCAACGCCTCAGTAATGGTGTTGAATCTATTGAATCGTGATAAATCTGAAGAAGAAGTAGATGCAACAGTAGAACGTACTAGAATCGAAAGTGAAATGATGTATTTTGCTAACGGACGTACTATTTTACAAGACCTTATTGAAAAGGCTGTGATCATTGATAATCGTTATTTATATTTCTAA
- a CDS encoding putative transcriptional acitvator, Baf family (COGs: COG1521 Putative transcriptional regulator protein~HAMAP: Type III pantothenate kinase~InterPro IPR004619~KEGG: bth:BT_4366 pantothenate kinase~PFAM: Type III pantothenate kinase~SPTR: Type III pantothenate kinase;~TIGRFAM: Type III pantothenate kinase~IMG reference gene:2504108141~PFAM: Bordetella pertussis Bvg accessory factor family~TIGRFAM: pantothenate kinase, type III), giving the protein MNLIIDIGNTVAKVAVFNPEGSIIDILYCSNKSLDHLCEICRKYPIKRGIIATVIDLTEEVERKLKSLSIPMIWLDHTTPLPITILYKTPQTLGYDRVAGIVGAYTEFPNTNILVIDAGTAITYDFIDDKGQFHGGNISPGIRMRLQALHSLTGRLPLVDPDGEIKALGQTTEEAIRAGVFKGVEFEMLGYVERMSIQYPNLLVFLTGGNDFSFETKLKSSIFADRFLVIKGLNRILNYNKWDE; this is encoded by the coding sequence GTGAATCTGATTATTGATATAGGAAACACGGTAGCTAAGGTTGCTGTATTTAATCCAGAAGGATCAATTATAGATATATTATATTGTTCGAATAAGTCTCTAGATCATTTGTGTGAGATTTGTCGAAAATATCCTATAAAGAGAGGAATCATAGCTACAGTTATAGACTTGACAGAAGAAGTCGAACGAAAGCTAAAATCTCTTTCTATACCTATGATTTGGCTGGATCATACGACACCTCTACCTATAACAATTTTGTATAAAACTCCTCAAACTCTCGGATATGATAGAGTTGCAGGTATTGTAGGAGCGTATACTGAATTTCCCAATACAAATATTTTAGTGATTGATGCAGGAACGGCTATAACTTATGATTTTATAGATGATAAAGGCCAATTTCATGGAGGAAATATCTCTCCAGGAATACGAATGCGTCTTCAGGCACTTCACAGCTTGACAGGGAGATTACCTTTGGTAGATCCTGATGGAGAAATAAAAGCCTTAGGCCAAACAACAGAAGAAGCAATTAGAGCAGGAGTATTTAAAGGCGTTGAGTTTGAAATGCTTGGTTATGTGGAACGAATGAGTATCCAGTATCCTAATCTTTTGGTTTTTTTAACGGGTGGTAATGACTTTTCTTTTGAAACGAAGTTAAAAAGTAGCATATTTGCAGATAGATTTCTTGTTATTAAAGGATTGAACAGAATATTAAACTACAATAAATGGGACGAATAA
- a CDS encoding protein of unknown function DUF21 (COGs: COG1253 Hemolysins and related protein containing CBS domains~InterPro IPR002550:IPR000644:IPR005170~KEGG: bfs:BF0993 CBS domain-containing protein~PFAM: Domain of unknown function DUF21; Cystathionine beta-synthase, core; Transporter-associated domain~SPTR: Putative uncharacterized protein;~IMG reference gene:2504108137~PFAM: CBS domain; Domain of unknown function DUF21; Transporter associated domain), with translation MATIILLLLLTMLFSAFFSGMEIAFVSVDKLRFEMEKGKGFSSKILSLFFNNPNNFISTMLVGNNIALVIYGILMTYVLNYLFLDALVSNQFLKMLIQTILSTIIILFTGEFLPKTLFKINPNLVLKVLAFPLFLCYIILYPISLLASTLSYLLLRVFGVKVNKEVSNKAFSKIDLDYFIQSGIENIESKDEIENEVQIFQNALDFSAIKIRDCMVPRTEIVALDVKASQEDLMNIFIETGLSKIIIYDENIDKVVGYIHSSEMFRTKSDWQKRVQEVPIVPDTMAAHKLMKLFMTLKKTIAVVVDEFGGTSGIVSLEDLVEEIFGDIEDEHDTSTFVCKKINDVEFILSARLEIEKVNEMFDLDLPESDEYLTIGGLILHFYQSLPKLHEVIIINKFQFKTLKVTTNKIELVRLNIIE, from the coding sequence ATGGCAACTATAATATTACTACTTCTACTTACAATGTTATTCTCTGCATTCTTTTCAGGAATGGAGATTGCATTTGTGTCTGTGGATAAGTTACGCTTTGAAATGGAAAAGGGGAAAGGATTTAGTTCTAAGATACTATCCTTGTTTTTCAATAATCCCAATAACTTCATTTCCACAATGTTGGTCGGTAATAATATAGCACTTGTTATCTATGGGATTTTGATGACTTATGTCTTAAACTATTTATTTCTTGATGCTTTAGTTTCTAATCAGTTTTTAAAAATGCTGATTCAAACTATCTTATCAACTATCATTATCTTATTTACAGGAGAGTTTTTACCTAAAACCCTTTTTAAGATTAATCCCAATTTAGTCCTTAAGGTATTAGCCTTTCCTCTATTCTTATGTTATATTATCCTTTATCCGATTTCTTTGCTGGCATCAACTTTGTCTTATTTATTGTTGAGAGTCTTTGGTGTAAAAGTAAATAAAGAAGTTTCTAATAAAGCTTTCTCTAAAATTGATCTTGACTACTTTATTCAGTCGGGAATTGAAAACATTGAAAGCAAGGATGAGATTGAAAATGAAGTTCAAATATTTCAAAATGCTCTTGATTTCTCGGCTATAAAAATAAGAGACTGTATGGTTCCACGTACAGAAATTGTAGCATTGGATGTGAAGGCCTCGCAAGAAGATTTAATGAATATCTTCATTGAAACAGGACTTTCTAAGATTATTATTTATGATGAAAATATTGATAAGGTAGTAGGCTATATTCACTCCTCTGAAATGTTTCGAACTAAGTCGGACTGGCAGAAAAGAGTTCAAGAAGTTCCTATAGTACCCGATACTATGGCTGCTCATAAATTAATGAAACTCTTTATGACTTTGAAGAAGACCATTGCTGTGGTTGTCGATGAGTTTGGGGGAACATCCGGAATTGTTTCTTTGGAAGATCTTGTTGAAGAGATATTTGGAGATATAGAAGATGAACATGATACATCCACCTTTGTGTGTAAAAAAATAAATGATGTTGAATTTATTTTATCTGCACGGTTGGAAATTGAAAAAGTAAATGAAATGTTTGATCTTGACTTACCTGAATCTGATGAGTATTTAACAATTGGAGGTCTTATTTTACATTTTTATCAAAGTCTGCCTAAGTTACACGAAGTGATAATAATTAATAAATTTCAATTTAAAACACTGAAAGTAACAACCAATAAAATAGAGCTGGTGCGTTTAAATATAATAGAATAA
- a CDS encoding protein of unknown function DUF1239 (InterPro IPR010664~KEGG: bfs:BF0992 hypothetical protein~PFAM: Lipopolysccharide assembly, LptC-related~SPTR: Putative uncharacterized protein;~IMG reference gene:2504108138~PFAM: Protein of unknown function (DUF1239)), producing the protein MFLNKNNTKNTFIKSITVTLSVTVMLFLIFASSSCTRKKDNLADKITNRDSLPLLNTIGVESLVSDSGVIRYRILAGEWLIFDKAEPSYWSFEKKIHLERFDSLLRIDAQIDADTAYFYDKDRLWELRGNVKIVNLKGSTFTTNLLYWNQQTEKVYSDEYITIEDGDNIFHGIGFDADQRLEVYTIRKPTGIGYVDLNEAKKDSDSINN; encoded by the coding sequence ATGTTTTTGAATAAAAACAATACAAAAAACACATTTATAAAAAGCATAACAGTGACTCTTTCAGTCACTGTTATGCTTTTTTTGATATTCGCGTCTTCATCTTGTACTAGGAAGAAGGATAACTTAGCAGATAAAATAACAAATAGAGATTCCTTGCCATTATTGAATACAATTGGTGTTGAATCTCTAGTTTCAGATTCAGGAGTTATCCGTTATCGAATATTGGCAGGAGAGTGGCTTATCTTTGATAAAGCTGAGCCTTCCTATTGGTCTTTCGAAAAAAAAATACATCTTGAGAGATTTGATAGTTTGCTTCGAATTGATGCCCAAATTGATGCTGATACAGCTTATTTTTATGATAAAGATCGTCTATGGGAGCTTCGAGGTAATGTTAAAATTGTAAATTTAAAAGGTTCCACATTTACAACAAATTTGTTATATTGGAATCAACAAACTGAAAAAGTCTATTCAGATGAGTATATTACGATTGAGGATGGAGATAATATTTTCCATGGAATCGGTTTTGATGCTGATCAACGATTAGAGGTATATACAATTAGAAAGCCAACAGGAATTGGTTATGTAGACTTAAATGAGGCGAAAAAAGATTCAGATTCAATAAATAACTAA
- a CDS encoding putative outer membrane protein (KEGG: bth:BT_4367 putative outer membrane protein~SPTR: Putative outer membrane protein;~IMG reference gene:2504108140~PFAM: Outer membrane protein transport protein (OMPP1/FadL/TodX)): MGRINKIVCAVIVTLFSGVALAQNNTNSPYTRYGLGQLTDLGSSKSKAMGGVGFALRDNSQINLLNPASYTAMDSLTFLFEGGVSFQNANIDDGSTKLNAKNSSLDYLAVQFRLKKWMAMSVGLLPFSNVGYQIVEGRVNEDDPEANVAFTHKGNGGLHQFYTGIGLNPIKGLSVGANVSFLWGSITHNISMYFPNASESDKRKAYNDKVSLKSAKIDFGAQYSYPIGKDDELTIGAVYTPKMSMSNDTETTTVFNHQVLKEGSSKFDLPSSFGLGVAYNWNKKLLVSLDLLHQKWSKAKYYDKTDAYLDYNRISVGAEYSPNIFARNYFARIKYRVGMYYADPYYKIEGKRAAREYGVSAGIGLPIPKVKSQLNVSAQYIRIDGRSDNFLKENYLRINVGLVFNERWFAKRKI; encoded by the coding sequence ATGGGACGAATAAACAAAATAGTATGTGCTGTAATAGTCACTCTATTTTCGGGAGTTGCTTTAGCGCAGAATAACACAAACTCTCCCTATACACGATACGGCTTAGGTCAGTTAACTGATCTTGGGTCAAGTAAAAGTAAAGCTATGGGTGGCGTTGGTTTTGCGTTGCGTGACAACTCACAAATAAACCTCTTAAACCCAGCTTCATATACAGCAATGGACTCTCTTACTTTTTTGTTTGAGGGAGGTGTCAGTTTCCAAAACGCAAACATTGATGATGGCTCGACAAAGTTAAATGCTAAAAACTCTAGTTTAGATTATCTCGCTGTTCAGTTTCGTCTAAAAAAATGGATGGCTATGAGTGTAGGACTTCTTCCCTTTTCAAATGTTGGATATCAAATTGTTGAAGGTAGGGTTAATGAAGATGACCCCGAAGCTAATGTCGCTTTTACGCATAAAGGCAATGGAGGTTTGCATCAATTCTATACAGGTATCGGTTTGAATCCAATTAAGGGTTTGTCTGTTGGGGCTAACGTTTCATTCTTGTGGGGATCAATAACGCATAATATCTCTATGTATTTCCCGAATGCATCAGAAAGTGATAAGAGAAAGGCTTATAATGATAAAGTATCTCTAAAAAGTGCTAAAATTGATTTTGGAGCTCAGTATTCATATCCTATTGGGAAAGATGATGAATTAACAATTGGAGCTGTTTATACTCCTAAAATGAGTATGTCTAATGATACTGAAACAACTACCGTTTTCAATCATCAAGTATTGAAAGAAGGCTCTTCTAAATTTGACTTACCTAGTAGCTTTGGTTTAGGAGTAGCTTATAATTGGAATAAAAAATTATTAGTATCTTTAGATTTATTACATCAAAAGTGGAGTAAAGCTAAATATTATGATAAAACGGATGCTTACCTTGATTACAACAGAATATCTGTTGGTGCAGAATACTCTCCTAATATCTTTGCAAGAAACTACTTTGCAAGAATAAAATATAGAGTAGGTATGTATTATGCTGATCCTTATTATAAAATTGAAGGGAAGCGTGCTGCAAGGGAATATGGCGTTAGTGCAGGGATAGGTCTACCAATCCCTAAAGTAAAATCTCAATTAAATGTCTCTGCTCAATATATCCGTATAGATGGTAGATCAGACAATTTCTTAAAAGAGAATTATTTAAGAATAAATGTAGGCTTAGTCTTTAATGAAAGATGGTTTGCAAAACGTAAGATTTAA
- a CDS encoding Ribosomal RNA large subunit methyltransferase N (COGs: COG0820 Fe-S-cluster redox enzyme~HAMAP: Ribosomal RNA large subunit methyltransferase RlmN;~InterPro IPR004383:IPR007197~KEGG: bvu:BVU_2598 ribosomal RNA large subunit methyltransferase N~PFAM: Radical SAM~SPTR: Putative uncharacterized protein;~TIGRFAM: Ribosomal RNA large subunit methyltransferase RlmN;~IMG reference gene:2504108135~PFAM: Radical SAM superfamily~TIGRFAM: 23S rRNA m2A2503 methyltransferase), giving the protein MNMDKKPLLGMTLSELQVLVSQAGLPKFTAKQIASWLYKKKVTNIDEMTNLSKKNRDLLNQEYTVGAANPIQAVKSVDGTIKYLFSVGDKNSIESVYIPDEDRATLCVSSQVGCKMNCLFCMTGKQGFSGNLSANQILNQIQTIPESDTLTNIVFMGMGEPMDNLDEVLKVLEILTSDYGYKWSPKRITVSTVGVRKGFERFLQESDCHLAVSIHTPIASQRKDLMPAEKGLPISEIVNILRDYDFSKQRRLSFEYIMFKGVNDSISHAKKLLELLDGLECRVNLIRFHAIPNVDLNGSDMETMTVFRDYLTKNGVFTTIRASRGEDIFAACGMLSTMEKNKNK; this is encoded by the coding sequence ATGAATATGGATAAGAAACCTCTTTTAGGAATGACTTTGTCGGAACTTCAAGTATTAGTGTCTCAAGCAGGATTGCCTAAGTTTACAGCTAAACAAATAGCCTCTTGGTTATATAAAAAAAAGGTGACAAATATTGATGAGATGACTAACCTCTCCAAAAAGAATAGAGATCTTCTTAATCAAGAATACACAGTTGGTGCAGCAAATCCTATTCAAGCTGTAAAATCTGTTGATGGTACTATTAAATATCTTTTTTCGGTAGGTGATAAAAACTCTATTGAATCAGTGTACATTCCTGATGAAGATAGAGCAACTTTATGTGTGTCTTCACAAGTGGGATGTAAAATGAATTGCTTATTTTGTATGACTGGAAAACAAGGATTTTCAGGTAATCTTTCAGCAAATCAAATTTTGAATCAAATCCAAACAATACCCGAGTCTGATACATTAACCAATATTGTTTTCATGGGAATGGGTGAGCCTATGGATAATCTAGATGAGGTATTAAAAGTGTTAGAAATATTGACATCTGATTATGGCTATAAGTGGAGTCCTAAACGTATTACTGTTTCAACAGTCGGTGTGCGGAAAGGTTTCGAGAGGTTTTTACAAGAAAGTGATTGCCATTTAGCTGTTAGTATTCATACTCCTATAGCTTCGCAGAGAAAGGATTTAATGCCTGCTGAAAAAGGTTTGCCTATTTCTGAAATTGTCAATATCTTACGAGATTATGATTTTTCTAAACAAAGACGTTTGTCTTTTGAATATATAATGTTTAAGGGAGTTAATGATAGTATTAGTCATGCTAAAAAGCTGTTAGAGCTGTTGGATGGGTTAGAGTGTAGGGTGAATTTAATTCGCTTTCATGCTATACCTAATGTAGATTTGAATGGATCTGATATGGAAACCATGACTGTTTTTAGAGATTATTTGACAAAGAATGGGGTTTTTACGACCATTAGAGCTTCGAGAGGTGAAGATATATTTGCAGCTTGTGGTATGTTATCAACTATGGAAAAAAATAAAAACAAATAA